The region ctcaaatttCCCTCTTATATGCCCCTTTAGTTTTGTTTGTAGTAGCCAATGGGTGAAATGGTCACACTTGGCTGATTTAATTGTAATATGATATAATAATCTGTGGATTCGATATAAAGTTTTCTAAAATCGAAGCTATTAAGAAATTGTTCTGCTAAAAAAGAGAGGATTGGATAATAGTTTATTAATCGTTGATTTGTGCATCAAATTCCTATTTATATTTAGTGAGTTCTTGTAGAGAATTATATTGTTCTCTatagattgtttttatatatatatatatatatatatatatatatatatatatatatttaaaaagagcAATATAATTTGGTGTTACTTGTATAAATAGAGAGGCTAGAAATAACACAATGAATTAGAAATATGAGTTTCCTAAATTCTAAAATTGTAGCTAAAATATAGAAAGAATTCTAATTTAATAAACTCTGGATGTTAATGGTTCTTGagtaattaaatatattctgaaaaataaattaaatattcctATTTATGCTAGTTCTATACCTAAGACCTAatctttataggaaaaaaaattcaaatttagtgTGTATTTGATATTCTggtaatttttatgattgtgatttgaaaatacaagtttaagaaaaaaataaattatagtctttttttaatcaagatttcaagagagAGTTCTTAATAGGATCCATATAAAACTGTGGTATGTGTTGATTAactaaacacttttaaaattatggttgagaTGAAATGTAATTTTAACGACATCATACTACACTCTTAAACAAACCTTTAATTTGGGCATGAAAACAATCTTAACTAGTTATAACAAGCTAACTTTATACAGAATTgggtttataaaatataattataaaatttcaatcaaatccaataatcatataaaaaattatatatgtttttataactAAACTTATTTCACATGTTCAAACTATAAATATATCTAGAACATTCCATGTAAAATGATATACCTTCTACCATCTTGTTTTGAAAAGTTCGATTATGACTAGTCGAGAACTTATTAGATATTATGAtaacgattgttttttaaaatgttttttttttgaaaaatataaaaaataattttaacatcaacacattaaaataatttgaaaaaataataaaaaattaatttaaaataaataaaaaataatatttttttttaaatatttttaaaacacaaaaaaataaaaaaagttgcgTGAGGATAAGAAATTCCTTGTAGGTTCCTCCATATTGGTTCAAGAACTAGCAATGTCACGTGATATAATCCCTCTTTTTGTCTCCAAATATAATTCTCATCCACGAAacttagaaaagaaaacatatatagTTTAACAAGATAGCAGTACTGTTTACTAATGGAAAGCATGATTCAATTAACGAGTGGCGATAGATGATTGGAAGCATGCGATTATCTTCTAAGATCACAGATCAACAAcataagagaagagaaaaaaggtgTCAAGGTCACAtaagtaaattaaaaagaagtcgACAGCATTTAGGTGAGGACACAAAAAAAGCCTACATGCTTTGTGGAGTTGGAGTGTGGAATCAATTTCAGTAACTTGCAATTGAATAAAACAAGAATCCGTATTCgctgtttctttctcttttttctaaaGAAACCAGAGGAATATCTTGGATTATATGCTAACAAATCTCTTAATCATCGGTTTTATTCCATGTTTCTGTACTAACATGGTCTAATTACTCCCTCAAGTACTCTAGTATCTACCTTTGATTTTCATGTGCTGCGAGGcaacccaaataaaataaaagactatttatctttttgtttgtgagttttaaaaatatttttttaaaaattattttttttaatttttttatttcaaattaatattttttaatgttttcaaatcattttgatgcgctgatattaaaaataatttttaaaaaataaaaaaaatattattttaatatatttctaagtaaaaaacaatttgaaaaattattccaTCCACACTTCCAAAAAATACCACGGGCAAAATGACTCAGCTAATTAACACTTGGATTTAATCtgtctccttttctctttttatttttttatttattttttaaaatttgatgccTAATTGCTAGGCTAATTTTTCAACAAGATGAAAATATAGGCTAATTTTTAATACGAAgacctgtaattttttttgaaaattctacTTCCAATGATTTTAagtaaatttcttttctttttccttaagaAAAGCGAAGCACCATTGAGACATAGGGTTGGTTTCGGTATTTTCCATCAAGATTAGTCACGATCTGTGTATTTGAAATGTGCACGTAACATGCAATAATGGCGAAGCACGTATACTTGAAggaataatttttaacattatcttGTAAGTAACTATAAAAGAGAAGGGTTTCTATGAtgcagaacacacacacacacactcagtTCACGAAGAATATGTGTGTGCGTGTGAGAGAGTCATTAGCCCGATTATTTGTGAAAATCCTAGTTGTGTACACTTCAGTTCACATTATAATTTCTCACATGTTACACCCATTTTACCAAaaagggaggagaaaaaaaaaaaagaaaaaaagaaaagggaggagAAAATCTACCTGCCATCCGCTTGCGGGATGGTCAAATGTCAGCAGTGCATCCGCCATGGCTGATGCTGAGAAGGGCAATGAAGCCTGCACATGCAAAATGAGAATTGTGCCATCCCACTTCCTTCACACTGCAAGGGGATGAGCAACTACAAAGTGTATACAAGACAAGCACTAAAGAGGAAGACCTGgaaagtaaaattactaatatacCAACACTCAAGTTCAATCCCTAAATTTCTCATAACTAATGTGCTCTTACCGTTCATCGAACAGTAACAGTGAATTGTGTTTCTGATCCCCAATCTggttcttttagttttagatACAGTCCATTTTAGTTCctctatttttcatattttccatTATAATCCTTGGATTTTCATTACTTGTTCCATGTTATTTTAGTTAAAGTCCATTCTAGTCAATAAAActcttatatttttcatatttactCCTTGTGGTTCAAGTAAAGTCTATTTCTGGTCCCTTAACTTTTCATATTCTCATTCATTTAGTCCCTTTAGTTTTGGGTATTTACATCTCAGTCCTAAACTTCATTTCCCCCACACTTCAGTCCCTATaagttcaaaaacgagagaaaatcactagaaaaagaagaaaaaaaaaactttagaccAGTTTAATTTCAATCATACAAAAACCAATCTTGGTGTTAATAGCCTCATCTTGGCTTAAAGAGTTCGATATAGGATATACTGGTCTTTTatcatgccaaaaaaaaattacatcgggttttatttttttttaattcaatttaatttttcatttttagattgattagacgatttcttttttattagaaatagaGTTATTAAgctccatttgattttttttattggtgtttttaggttaaaatatgTTTAGTTTTTGAGGTATAAAACCTGGAATCCCAAAATCCCAAAAAATTTCCTGAAACCTGtacatttgttttatgtttaaaaagaaTCGAGTCCTCCACAAGACAGCGTGTACAGACAAACTAACAAGAATCTAAGACAccttgaaagaaaaaggaaggagaGGATGCCCACACATATCAGCAGTTTTTACTAAATGAAGTTTACTTTTTTACTTAAGCTGACATTTGCAACCATCAAATAACTAACATCAGATCATTTTCAATTAGATAAACAGCATAGCACCTCTCACAATTCACAAATTGACATGCAAGTTAAGGCACCGAAATTTGCAGGACATGTTGGATGGCGCAAACAACACATGATCCGCTAATTTCTCATCCCTTCGCCCACGAAACACCAACCCAACCTGATCTTTCTTAAATTTCTCCAAGTTATTTACCATCTAATGGTGATTACACACAAAAGAAGCCTACGTTGGAGTATAAATTGCCAGATACTTTAACTGGGAAAGATGGTTAAAGACATTCACGGGGAAAAATGGTTAAAGATCAAAGATTTGCAAACTCCATTAAGGAGGAACCCGATGAGGCTAGCTGATAAACCACTTCTGAAGCAAATGCATGTACATAGATTTAGCACGAACAGGTTATTTTCATAAAGGATAACCTTGAAATTGCAAGATACTTTGGATCCCTTTTATGCAGTTCATATATGACTTAAATATACAAGCATATTATGCATACAAATAAACTATACACAAAGGCTCAGATAAATACCCAAACATGGTCTTAACAATAACCAGCTTCAGCTTTATTTCACGAGTACACGAGTAGAATGTTCCAAGAAGTTACTAACCCATAAACAAGGTGATCCAGCTGCTGCTACTGCAACTCAAGTTGTCAATTCCCTTGCGCTGCCAAACTTACCTGCAGAAATGGTTGCCAGCCATTTAGCGTTTTCTGTTTCTTGTAAATTTTACTTCTCTTCATGATCATACATTCAAATTGATAAGCAGATCAACAGAGTCCCATGTTTTTTCACAGTATATCACTTGACTCCCAAAAGGTTCATGCTTGTGTCCAGCTATTCTCAATAAAAATCCTACGCACTCTCTAATAGTTTCATATAATTCAGATGTTGAGAAAATAGGTCTAATTTCCAATATAAGCTAATCTGAAATGTTGCAAGCATGGGATATAGGGAATTCGAGTGATGCTACAGAAGGCACAAACACAAAGGCTTGTtcaaataattcataaaaaaggTTACAGCTATGTATTGTTCTATAGGAAAGAAAACATAACTCTGAGGGGCCCAGAAAATAGTTACCATTTCTAGCTTCATTCTTCAGCAATAATCAAACAGCATAGAGCCTTACAACCTGGTCAATCTTGGCACGACACACAGGGCAACCCCATTTCTTGGCTTTGATTTCCTTCAAACAAGACATGCATCCAGCCATGTGGCCACATGGAATGCAAGCGCCCTCAACCAGAGCATCTAAACATATTACACATGATGAAGAACCTCCATCTTCTCTCTTTTCACCTGTGTTTTCTGGTAAGTTCTCAACAGACAGGGAAGAAGTATCAATGGGGCTGGAATCAATTGATGGGTAGTGAATGGGACCGTCTTCTACAATCTCATCTACAATGGGTGGAGCTGATGGGACTGAACCTTGGGCATCAGTTGCTGTCTGGACATCAGCGATGCTGCTATTCTGGATCTTGGTTTGCTGAGTTGAACTGCTGGTAGCTCCAGTTTCATGCAGTGCCAATTCACTGCTAGTTACTTTTGGAGGAGGTGCTGCTGGCATTTCCAGAGCAACTTGACTGCCAGTATTCACAGGGTAACTCCAGCTGGTGGATGAACTTGCCCCAGCGCTAGAGTGGGGGTCAAAAATAGGTCTCTCTGCTGCAGACTGGATGGAGGCATTCATTGCCATTGCTATCTCTATATCTTCGGCAGACAGTGGGGCAGTTGCTTGAACAACTGGAGCCTGAGAATTATGCAGAAATGCTGGAGGATGCATTACCTGTAACATTATAAGCATTCATGCCCCAAGTACTCTTGTAATGAACAAAGTCAATCTGAATGATATAAGCTCTTATTTACCATGCtagtttttatattgaaatttccTACTTTATGCATACATATGCAAACAACAACAAAGGGAATTTTAATTTAAGGGTATGAAACACTTGAAATGTGATCAGAACTTAAAGTAACAGATCACACCAAATGGATACTCTTGTAGTCACATTAGGAGCCTTTTCTAActaatcatcaaataaaaactattttttaaaaaaagggagCACATCAacaacataatataaaatagtTAATCAGGTGCAAAAGGAACTTCAATCTGTAGCCAATCTGCATTACAGTTACAGTGTTTCTGCCAGTTAAAGCAGTCTAGCACCAATCAGGAATACATGCATTTCTTCAGTAACAACCATAGCATGATGACTAGTTTTCATTTCAGAGATGTTTGAGCATGGGCTCATAACTCGAGGGGGGCTATGAGCCTCAAGGGAAGTAGCACGTTATATACTATACAAATTTATGGGAACAAGAAAACAGGTGAAATTTTAAGACGTTTAAGCTTTGACTTCTCCCAACATGAAAAGAAAGTATGAATGGTTCTATAATATGAGTTTTCACTTTGACCATGTTGACATGAAAAccaataataacccaaagacatGCCAAAAAATTCCCACAATAAGATCCTTGTGACAACATGAAACCTACTGTTTTTGAAGGCTTAGAATGGACCCTAAGGAGGGATTTTCATGTCTTCTAAATGGATCTAAGGAACTCCCGAACAACCCTATGCTCAAGAAGGCCACTTATATGGCTATAACATCTAATTTTAGTTATGCTGGAGTCTGGACAGTCTTGAAAATTATAgcattataagaaaaggattcctTAAAAGATGTTATGGTTTCatcaaaagaaaggaaaggcaTTCAAATACTTTTCAGCTGAAAAAACATCTCATCTACTTGTAACATACAAATTGTCAATTGCTCTTTGACCAAAGAAGAACTGTATACTAGGGTGAATCAAACCTGCTGTATTCCTTTGCATGCATCACAAAACCACTGAAGCTGTTGCTTGTCACTTTCATTTGCAGGTGCGAGTTTAATTTGCGTttctgaaaacaaaacatttcagGTTTAAGATTATCAGTATAGTATTAACCAAATGTAAGTTACTTTTGATGCAGTGaactgtcaaattttttttgctatatatCTGTTAAATCTACTTCATGTTGGAGGCTGGAGCATGGCGAGGCACACTATATCCAGAGTAATTTGAACAGTATCTAATTTCTTATGGTGTCAGGATTATTTATCATACTTACGCCTAACATTTAGAGACCTACACCTCGCTCGTCTCCGCCTCCTGCCTCTTGAGGCTACGCATGGACATAAAATCCAGAGTAAATGTAGGGACTAGGAAATCAACATAATACAAATTTCAAAGAAGGCCAACAAAAGATTCACAAAAAGTTATCATCATTAAGAAATTACTGGTGGAGTTATCAACAATCATCACAGATGGATCAGAGTGGTGAAACTTCATGTCTTCCAGATTTGCTTTCCACAGTGCGACAATAGTCCGTGGTTGTGCATCCTGGTCATTCATTAATATGTCAGAAAAGTACTAAAAACCAGAAACTCATTgcttaaaagagaagaaaacatagCACTTTTAAATGTAGGAATACAACATCTTGCATTTGCCAACACTATTTGGCATATTAATTCAAACCAGGAAACAGGGCTGCAAAACTAAAAGGAAGAGCTCTTCCCTAATAGCAAATTATCATCAAAGGAAGAGCTCTTCGAAAATGAGTTGGAGTCCCATTTCATGCAGCTTCATGAACCAAGTCTGCTTTGTTTTAATAAGCAGTACAAAGTGAGTCATTTCAAAATGCAACCTATGTGCTGCAAAGTCCTAACAACACCACAATGTCCCAAGTGGCAGTTGATACAAAGCATGCTAAATGAAAAATCTGAATGTGGGAGCAGTATCTAAATCATGACCACCTCTCATGCAGCAATAATCTCATTTGTGAACATCATTAAGGAAGATTTCTATAGCACAAAAACAGCTAGAAAGAACAACATAGCAGCACATTTTACACCAAAGCTGGTAGCGGTACTGCAGGTGCTTGGATTCCTAAATAAAACAGGTAGACTTCAACCTAGGATAATATCCCGTGTCTCACTCACATGGGATTTTAGAGAGAGATTATTAGTTAGAGCTCTCCACCT is a window of Populus nigra chromosome 10, ddPopNigr1.1, whole genome shotgun sequence DNA encoding:
- the LOC133705655 gene encoding putative E3 ubiquitin-protein ligase XBAT35 isoform X2, giving the protein MGQQQSKDELLYQQVNYGNIGGIKTLCSQGAGLEWIDKEGKTPLILACLNPQLFDVAQTLIELGANVDAYRPGRNAGTPLHHAAKRGLENTVKLLLSRGANALVTNDDCQTPLQVARAKGHSIVVRAIESHICLFSGWLREFYGPGFLEVLAPRLVSRDVWVVVLPTGSRNPRRPYKLELAIYSRLQDAQPRTIVALWKANLEDMKFHHSDPSVMIVDNSTKTQIKLAPANESDKQQLQWFCDACKGIQQVMHPPAFLHNSQAPVVQATAPLSAEDIEIAMAMNASIQSAAERPIFDPHSSAGASSSTSWSYPVNTGSQVALEMPAAPPPKVTSSELALHETGATSSSTQQTKIQNSSIADVQTATDAQGSVPSAPPIVDEIVEDGPIHYPSIDSSPIDTSSLSVENLPENTGEKREDGGSSSCVICLDALVEGACIPCGHMAGCMSCLKEIKAKKWGCPVCRAKIDQVVRLYAV
- the LOC133705655 gene encoding putative E3 ubiquitin-protein ligase XBAT35 isoform X1, whose amino-acid sequence is MGQQQSKDELLYQQVNYGNIGGIKTLCSQGAGLEWIDKEGKTPLILACLNPQLFDVAQTLIELGANVDAYRPGRNAGTPLHHAAKRGLENTVKLLLSRGANALVTNDDCQTPLQVARAKGHSIVVRAIESHICLFSGWLREFYGPGFLEVLAPRLVSRDVWVVVLPTGSRNPRRPYKLELAIYSRLQDAQPRTIVALWKANLEDMKFHHSDPSVMIVDNSTTSRGRRRRRARCRSLNVRQTQIKLAPANESDKQQLQWFCDACKGIQQVMHPPAFLHNSQAPVVQATAPLSAEDIEIAMAMNASIQSAAERPIFDPHSSAGASSSTSWSYPVNTGSQVALEMPAAPPPKVTSSELALHETGATSSSTQQTKIQNSSIADVQTATDAQGSVPSAPPIVDEIVEDGPIHYPSIDSSPIDTSSLSVENLPENTGEKREDGGSSSCVICLDALVEGACIPCGHMAGCMSCLKEIKAKKWGCPVCRAKIDQVVRLYAV